The Sphingomonas sp. KR3-1 genome contains a region encoding:
- the pgeF gene encoding peptidoglycan editing factor PgeF — protein MNEVEAFQARALGGVAHGFLGRRGGVSIGDMASLNVGMGSTDDPALIAENRRRAVGAVLPGAQLVTLYQVHSADCVAVIEPFEHRLRPHADALVTDRPGLALGILTADCAPVLFADREAGVVGAAHAGWKGAIGGVTDSTLAAMESLGARRERIVAAVGPCIARASYEVDAGFLARFAEADPENERFFTEGRRDDHWQFDLEAYVAHRLASAGLRTVEMLGQDTYAQAEHFYSYRRSTHRKEPDYGRQISIIGLT, from the coding sequence GTGAACGAAGTCGAGGCCTTCCAGGCCCGCGCGCTGGGCGGTGTCGCGCACGGCTTTCTCGGGCGCCGCGGCGGGGTGTCGATTGGCGACATGGCCAGCCTCAACGTCGGCATGGGCTCCACCGACGATCCCGCGCTGATCGCCGAGAATCGCCGCCGCGCGGTCGGGGCGGTGCTGCCCGGCGCCCAGCTGGTCACGCTCTATCAGGTCCATTCGGCCGATTGCGTCGCAGTGATCGAGCCGTTCGAGCACCGGTTGCGGCCACATGCCGATGCGCTGGTCACCGATCGCCCGGGCCTCGCGCTCGGTATCCTCACCGCCGATTGCGCGCCGGTGCTGTTCGCCGACCGCGAGGCCGGCGTCGTCGGCGCCGCGCATGCCGGCTGGAAGGGCGCGATCGGCGGCGTCACCGATTCGACGCTTGCCGCGATGGAATCGCTCGGTGCCCGGCGCGAGCGGATCGTTGCCGCGGTCGGCCCGTGCATCGCCCGCGCCTCCTACGAAGTCGATGCCGGCTTCCTCGCGCGCTTCGCCGAGGCCGATCCGGAGAATGAGCGCTTCTTCACCGAAGGCCGCCGCGACGATCACTGGCAGTTCGATCTCGAAGCCTATGTCGCGCACCGGCTCGCTTCGGCGGGCCTGCGCACCGTCGAGATGCTCGGGCAGGATACCTATGCCCAGGCCGAGCACTTCTACTCCTATCGGCGCAGCACGCACCGCAAGGAGCCCGATTACGGCCGGCAGATCAGCATTATCGGGCTGACGTAA
- a CDS encoding molybdopterin cofactor-binding domain-containing protein, producing MKVDFGTLRKLDRRTLLIGGGVGVGLVVAWGVWPRTYLPNLTAAPGESIFGAWMKIGADGHVSVAVPQCEEGQGVFTALPQIIADELGADWKLVGVEPAPLNPLYANPLAAEELFELALGGLPEQLRRTHAARTGLMLTGCSTSIRSFEDQLRHAGATARVLLCKAAARRWNTEWQSCDTAGGQVFHGNSKLGFGALAAEAADESVPGDVPLRTGETNRLYGQPLPRLDAPAKVDGSLDFAADVRLPNMVFASIRMGPIGETALVKLDRAAANKVPGMLAVVTTDQWVATVANNGWAAEKAIDAMRPRFKTPEDVINNDSIADALNAAFDADGARLHAAGDLAADFRGAKVVNAEYRVDVALHAALEPMTCTANYADGHLSLWLPTQAPGLARAAAARATGIGESAVTVHATMAGGSFGAKLEHEVAAQAALLTQKIGRPVQLTWPRGEDFRHDRYRPPAIGRLTGKLNQGGQVTGLLAKIAAPETGRELATRLLGSDPVVQASLALPGKGDPSAVEGAQPVYGIPNYAVDHHPASIGVPTGYWRSGAHSYTCFFVESFLDELAHVAEQDAVSFRMAMLGGETRLARCLQTAAQLGGWQGGQPGGGQGIACHAFRGSYIAVMAEARLDGRKVVVERLVAAVDCGRVVNPDLVKQQIEGGLIFGMAAAIAGSTGFTENVADVRELSELGLPTLADAPDITVEILRNGADPGGVSELAVPPVAPAIANALQSASGVRFRVLPLLSDAE from the coding sequence ATGAAGGTCGATTTCGGCACGCTCCGCAAGCTCGATCGGCGCACGCTGCTGATTGGCGGCGGCGTCGGCGTCGGGCTGGTGGTCGCCTGGGGCGTGTGGCCGCGCACCTATCTGCCCAACCTCACTGCGGCGCCGGGCGAGAGCATCTTCGGCGCCTGGATGAAGATCGGCGCGGATGGGCATGTCTCGGTCGCGGTGCCGCAATGCGAGGAGGGCCAGGGCGTGTTCACCGCGCTGCCCCAGATCATCGCCGACGAGCTGGGCGCCGACTGGAAGCTGGTCGGAGTCGAGCCGGCGCCGCTCAACCCGCTCTATGCCAATCCGCTCGCCGCCGAGGAATTGTTCGAGCTCGCGCTGGGCGGCCTGCCCGAGCAGCTGCGCCGCACCCATGCCGCGCGCACCGGGCTGATGCTGACCGGCTGCTCGACCTCGATCCGCAGCTTCGAGGACCAGCTGCGCCACGCCGGCGCCACCGCGCGCGTGCTGCTGTGCAAGGCGGCGGCGCGGCGCTGGAACACCGAGTGGCAGAGCTGCGACACCGCCGGCGGCCAGGTGTTCCACGGCAATTCCAAGCTCGGCTTCGGCGCGCTGGCGGCGGAAGCGGCCGACGAGAGCGTGCCGGGCGACGTGCCGCTGCGCACTGGCGAGACCAACCGGCTCTACGGCCAGCCTTTGCCCCGGCTCGATGCGCCGGCCAAGGTCGACGGCAGCCTCGACTTCGCCGCCGACGTGCGGCTGCCGAACATGGTGTTCGCCTCGATCCGGATGGGCCCGATCGGCGAGACCGCGCTGGTCAAGCTCGACCGGGCGGCGGCCAACAAGGTGCCGGGCATGCTCGCGGTGGTGACGACCGACCAGTGGGTCGCGACCGTCGCCAACAATGGCTGGGCGGCGGAAAAGGCGATCGACGCGATGCGCCCGCGCTTCAAGACGCCCGAGGACGTGATCAACAATGATTCGATCGCCGACGCGCTGAACGCCGCGTTCGATGCGGACGGCGCGCGGCTCCACGCGGCGGGCGACCTGGCGGCGGACTTCCGCGGCGCCAAGGTGGTCAACGCCGAATATCGCGTCGACGTCGCGCTCCACGCCGCGCTCGAGCCGATGACCTGCACCGCCAATTACGCCGACGGCCATCTCTCGCTATGGCTGCCGACCCAGGCGCCGGGGCTGGCGCGGGCGGCGGCGGCGCGGGCGACGGGCATCGGCGAGAGCGCGGTGACGGTGCACGCGACGATGGCCGGCGGCTCGTTCGGCGCCAAGCTCGAGCACGAGGTGGCGGCGCAGGCCGCGCTGCTCACCCAGAAGATCGGCCGGCCGGTGCAGCTCACCTGGCCGCGCGGCGAGGATTTCCGCCACGACCGCTACCGCCCGCCCGCGATCGGACGCCTGACCGGCAAGCTCAACCAGGGCGGCCAGGTCACCGGCCTGCTCGCCAAGATCGCCGCACCCGAGACCGGGCGCGAGCTGGCGACGCGGCTGCTCGGCAGCGATCCGGTGGTGCAGGCCTCGCTCGCGCTGCCGGGCAAGGGCGATCCTTCCGCAGTGGAGGGCGCGCAGCCCGTCTATGGCATTCCCAATTACGCGGTGGACCATCACCCCGCGTCGATCGGGGTGCCGACCGGCTATTGGCGCTCGGGCGCGCACAGCTACACCTGCTTCTTCGTCGAGAGCTTCCTCGACGAGCTGGCGCATGTCGCCGAACAGGACGCGGTCTCCTTCCGCATGGCGATGCTGGGCGGCGAGACGCGCCTCGCACGATGCCTGCAGACCGCGGCGCAGCTGGGCGGCTGGCAGGGCGGGCAGCCGGGCGGCGGCCAGGGCATCGCCTGCCACGCGTTCCGCGGCTCCTATATCGCCGTGATGGCCGAGGCGCGGCTCGACGGGCGCAAGGTCGTGGTCGAGCGGCTGGTCGCCGCGGTCGATTGCGGGCGGGTGGTCAATCCGGACCTGGTGAAGCAGCAGATCGAGGGCGGGCTGATCTTCGGCATGGCGGCGGCGATCGCGGGATCGACCGGCTTCACTGAGAATGTGGCCGACGTGCGCGAGCTTTCCGAGCTCGGCCTGCCGACCCTGGCCGACGCGCCCGACATCACGGTGGAGATCCTGCGCAACGGCGCCGATCCGGGCGGAGTGAGCGAGCTCGCCGTGCCGCCGGTGGCGCCGGCCATCGCCAATGCGCTGCAATCGGCGAGCGGCGTGCGCTTCCGCGTGCTGCCCTTGCTCTCGGACGCCGAATGA
- a CDS encoding SAM-dependent methyltransferase, translated as MPLSQFMGAANAHYYATRDPLGARGDFTTAPEVSQMFGELIGLWVADLWQRAGQPPARYVELGPGRGTLAADALRAMAKVGLVPPVDLVETSPILRAAQASQVPNAEFHLDLVGLPEDAPLIFVANEFFDALPIRQLIATQEGWRERLVACQDTLFLPIAGDRSFDMIIPRAFKDAEPGAILETSPASVAVLRQLAKRLEEQGGAALILDYGYSGPAIGDTLQAVKGHEYANPFDTPGEADLTAHVDFATLREAAEAEGLVAHGPVTQGEFLTRLGITERTASLSLASPERAGQLATDRDRLVDPEQMGELFKVIAFTAPGWPVPAGFE; from the coding sequence ATGCCGCTCTCGCAGTTCATGGGCGCCGCCAACGCGCATTATTACGCGACGCGCGACCCGCTCGGCGCGCGCGGCGATTTCACCACCGCGCCCGAAGTCAGCCAGATGTTCGGCGAGCTGATCGGGCTGTGGGTGGCGGACCTGTGGCAGCGCGCCGGCCAGCCGCCCGCGCGCTATGTCGAGCTCGGGCCGGGCCGCGGAACGCTTGCCGCGGACGCGCTGCGGGCGATGGCGAAGGTCGGGCTCGTGCCGCCGGTCGACCTGGTCGAGACCAGCCCGATCCTGCGCGCCGCCCAGGCGAGCCAGGTGCCGAACGCCGAATTCCACCTCGATCTCGTCGGCCTGCCCGAGGATGCGCCGCTGATCTTCGTCGCCAACGAGTTCTTCGATGCGCTGCCGATCCGCCAGCTGATCGCCACGCAGGAAGGCTGGCGCGAGCGGCTGGTCGCCTGCCAGGACACGCTGTTCCTGCCGATCGCCGGCGATCGCAGCTTCGACATGATCATCCCGCGCGCCTTCAAGGATGCCGAGCCCGGTGCGATCCTCGAGACCTCACCCGCCAGCGTCGCGGTGCTGCGCCAGCTCGCCAAGCGGCTCGAGGAGCAGGGCGGTGCCGCGCTGATCCTCGATTATGGCTATTCGGGCCCGGCGATCGGCGACACGCTTCAGGCCGTGAAGGGCCACGAATATGCCAACCCCTTCGATACGCCGGGCGAGGCGGACCTCACCGCGCATGTCGACTTCGCGACGCTGCGCGAGGCGGCGGAAGCCGAGGGGCTGGTCGCCCATGGACCGGTGACGCAGGGTGAGTTCCTCACGCGGCTCGGCATCACCGAGCGCACCGCCAGTCTTTCCCTGGCGTCGCCCGAGCGCGCCGGCCAGCTCGCCACCGATCGCGACCGGCTCGTCGATCCCGAGCAGATGGGCGAGCTGTTCAAGGTGATCGCGTTCACGGCGCCCGGCTGGCCGGTGCCCGCGGGGTTCGAGTGA
- the lgt gene encoding prolipoprotein diacylglyceryl transferase, translating to MLLATLAAAAADHIHFADLGLNKVALDLGFFQVKWYSLAYIAGILIGWWYLIKLLRQPGAPMGRQHADDLVFYATLGIILGGRLGYVIFYAPEMFLSPVRILMLWDGGMSFHGGVLGTTLAIILMCRRHGLNWLRVHDYVACCAPFGLFFGRLANFVNGELWGKPADLPWAIVFPHAGDVARHPSQLYEAGLEGLVLFAILWFAFWRTKARYAPGKLTGIFLLGYGCFRFFVEYFREPDAQFGGTFFANVIHMGQVLCLPMILGGIYLIATANKRRERVEPIAGAESVA from the coding sequence GTGCTGCTTGCCACCCTAGCCGCCGCCGCGGCCGATCATATCCATTTCGCCGATCTCGGCCTCAACAAGGTCGCGCTCGACCTCGGCTTCTTCCAGGTCAAATGGTATTCGCTGGCCTATATCGCCGGCATCCTGATCGGCTGGTGGTACCTGATCAAGCTGCTGCGCCAGCCCGGCGCGCCGATGGGCCGCCAGCATGCCGACGACCTCGTCTTCTACGCCACGCTCGGGATCATCCTCGGCGGCCGGCTCGGCTACGTCATCTTCTATGCGCCGGAGATGTTCCTCAGTCCGGTGCGCATCCTCATGCTGTGGGACGGCGGCATGTCGTTCCATGGCGGCGTCCTCGGCACCACGCTGGCGATCATCCTGATGTGCCGCCGCCACGGGCTCAACTGGCTGCGCGTCCATGATTATGTCGCCTGCTGCGCGCCCTTCGGCCTGTTCTTCGGCCGCCTCGCCAATTTCGTGAACGGCGAGCTCTGGGGCAAGCCGGCGGACCTGCCCTGGGCGATCGTGTTCCCGCATGCCGGCGACGTGGCGCGCCATCCGAGCCAGCTCTACGAGGCGGGGCTCGAGGGCCTGGTCCTCTTCGCCATCCTGTGGTTCGCCTTCTGGCGCACCAAGGCGCGCTACGCGCCCGGCAAGCTCACCGGCATCTTCCTGCTCGGCTATGGCTGCTTCCGCTTCTTCGTCGAATATTTCCGCGAGCCCGATGCCCAGTTCGGCGGCACCTTCTTCGCCAACGTCATCCATATGGGCCAGGTGCTGTGCCTGCCGATGATCCTGGGCGGCATCTATCTGATCGCGACCGCCAACAAACGCCGCGAGCGCGTCGAGCCGATCGCCGGCGCGGAGAGTGTCGCCTGA
- a CDS encoding GNAT family N-acetyltransferase, producing MRYRDATPADIPAIDALFRASFVATFGHLYTPENLAAFLDKFTPAAWAGEFAEPDLKFRLAEDEAGLAGFAKVSDLTLPAETAARTYELRQLYLDERAKGSGAAQMLIDWALDQGRARGAEEMWLSVYIDNHRAKRFYERNGFEDQGPYIFMVGDHADEDRLMRCRL from the coding sequence ATGCGCTATCGTGACGCCACCCCGGCCGACATCCCGGCGATCGACGCGCTGTTTCGTGCCAGCTTCGTCGCGACTTTCGGCCATCTCTACACGCCGGAGAACCTCGCCGCCTTCCTCGACAAGTTCACGCCTGCGGCCTGGGCCGGGGAATTCGCCGAGCCGGACCTGAAGTTCCGCCTCGCCGAGGACGAAGCGGGCCTGGCCGGCTTCGCCAAGGTGAGCGACCTCACGCTCCCCGCCGAGACGGCTGCGCGCACCTATGAGCTGCGCCAGCTCTATCTCGACGAGCGCGCCAAGGGCAGCGGCGCCGCGCAGATGCTGATCGACTGGGCGCTCGACCAGGGTCGCGCCCGCGGTGCCGAGGAGATGTGGCTCTCGGTCTATATCGACAACCACCGGGCGAAGCGCTTCTACGAAAGGAACGGCTTCGAGGATCAGGGCCCCTATATCTTCATGGTCGGCGACCATGCGGACGAGGACCGGCTGATGCGGTGCAGGCTGTGA